The following coding sequences are from one Streptomyces sp. NBC_01485 window:
- a CDS encoding phage tail protein: MRGSVDGLGSSVPIGAMLPAVFADDDLAQRFVAGLDEVLAPILNVLDCLPAYFDPALAPVDFTRWLAGWVGAETDGTEPEPRLRAAVAAAAYLHRVRGTRRGLSETIRLAFGVEPEISESGGSAWSARPLGPFPGDQRPHLHVTLRLPDPGPADEHRLDTLVAAARPAHMPYTVKVTAAERTPER, translated from the coding sequence TTGAGGGGTTCGGTGGACGGGCTGGGCTCGTCCGTCCCGATCGGCGCGATGCTGCCGGCCGTCTTCGCGGACGACGACCTGGCGCAACGCTTCGTCGCCGGGCTGGACGAGGTGTTGGCGCCCATCCTCAACGTCCTCGACTGCCTGCCCGCCTACTTCGACCCGGCCCTCGCCCCGGTCGACTTCACCCGCTGGCTGGCCGGCTGGGTCGGCGCGGAGACCGACGGCACGGAACCGGAGCCGAGACTGCGGGCCGCGGTCGCGGCGGCGGCGTACCTGCACCGGGTGCGCGGCACGCGCCGGGGCCTGTCGGAGACCATCCGCCTGGCGTTCGGCGTGGAACCGGAGATCTCCGAGAGCGGCGGCTCCGCGTGGAGCGCCCGCCCGCTCGGCCCGTTCCCCGGCGACCAACGCCCCCACCTGCACGTCACGCTCCGCCTGCCCGACCCGGGCCCGGCCGACGAGCACCGCCTCGACACCCTCGTGGCCGCCGCCCGCCCCGCCCACATGCCGTACACGGTCAAGGTGACCGCCGCTGAAAGGACCCCGGAGAGATGA
- a CDS encoding putative baseplate assembly protein — MALPSPNLDDRRFQQFVDDAKRYIQQRAPEWTDHNVSDPGVTLVETVAHMADQIVYRLNRVPEKNHLAFLDLAGIRLFPPSAARTEVTFWLSAPQEEPIHLPVGTEVATVRTENEDAVVFATERELTVVPCQLSHLVVQHRGEPVTDRTTDLTEGKDLLCFAEAPQPGDCMLFGLSAAVPHCAVVLELDSRVDGVGVDPRQPPLVWEAWTEDGWQECEVDRDGTGGLNRPGEVVLHIPGGHVLSRSGGQEAGWLRCRVTDPLPGQPFYTTSPTVRSAEVFTVGGTTPAVHAETVHDEALGESTGLPGQHLSLVHAPVVGDDPPLLLQTAEHEGWTDWQVVPHFAASGPHDRHVTLDAATGEIAFGPSVRQPDGTLRQYGAVAPKGSVIRARRYRTGGGRSGNVARGSVQVLRTSVPYVSEVVNREAARGGVDGETVQEAKLRAPITLRAQERAVTLRDYEELARRAAPETARITCLEGEPDDHGSYAVRVLVVPQAVPDPGGRLRFEQLVPGDSLLARITRHLDERRLIGTRLAVGPPYYQGVTVVATVHAFRGVDTDRVRRQAHDALYRHLDPLIGGADGKGWPFGRPVQSGEVFAVLQRVPGVELVDQVMLHPADPLTGKRGEATDRIDLAAPALVFSYDHRVRVIGDGS; from the coding sequence ATGGCCCTGCCCTCTCCCAACCTGGACGACCGCCGCTTCCAGCAGTTCGTCGACGACGCCAAGCGCTACATCCAGCAGCGTGCGCCGGAGTGGACCGACCACAACGTCTCCGACCCGGGCGTGACCCTCGTCGAGACGGTCGCCCACATGGCCGACCAGATCGTCTACCGCCTCAACCGCGTCCCCGAGAAGAACCACCTCGCCTTCCTCGACCTGGCCGGCATCCGCCTCTTCCCGCCGTCCGCCGCCCGCACCGAGGTGACGTTCTGGCTGTCGGCGCCCCAGGAGGAGCCGATCCACCTCCCCGTGGGCACCGAGGTCGCGACGGTCCGCACCGAGAACGAGGACGCGGTCGTCTTCGCGACGGAACGCGAACTCACCGTAGTGCCCTGCCAGTTGAGCCACCTCGTCGTGCAGCACCGGGGCGAGCCGGTCACGGACAGGACCACCGACCTCACCGAGGGCAAGGACCTGCTCTGCTTCGCCGAGGCCCCGCAGCCCGGCGACTGCATGCTGTTCGGCCTCAGCGCCGCCGTCCCGCACTGCGCGGTCGTCCTGGAACTGGACAGCCGCGTGGACGGCGTCGGCGTCGACCCCCGTCAGCCGCCGCTCGTCTGGGAGGCCTGGACGGAGGACGGCTGGCAGGAGTGCGAGGTCGACCGCGACGGCACCGGCGGCCTCAACCGCCCCGGCGAGGTCGTCCTGCACATCCCCGGCGGCCACGTCCTGTCCCGCTCCGGCGGCCAGGAGGCCGGCTGGCTGCGCTGCCGCGTCACCGACCCCCTCCCCGGCCAGCCCTTCTACACCACCTCCCCGACCGTCCGCTCCGCCGAGGTGTTCACGGTCGGCGGCACCACCCCCGCCGTCCACGCGGAGACCGTCCACGACGAGGCCCTCGGCGAGTCCACGGGCCTGCCGGGCCAGCACCTGTCCCTCGTCCACGCCCCGGTGGTGGGCGACGACCCGCCGCTGCTGCTCCAGACCGCCGAGCACGAGGGCTGGACCGACTGGCAGGTGGTCCCGCACTTCGCCGCGTCCGGCCCGCACGACCGCCATGTCACCCTCGACGCGGCCACCGGCGAGATCGCCTTCGGCCCGTCCGTCCGCCAGCCCGACGGCACACTCCGCCAGTACGGCGCGGTCGCCCCCAAGGGCTCGGTCATCCGCGCCCGCCGCTACCGCACGGGCGGCGGGCGGTCCGGAAACGTGGCCCGCGGCTCCGTACAGGTACTGCGCACCTCCGTCCCGTACGTCTCGGAGGTCGTCAACCGCGAGGCCGCGCGCGGCGGGGTCGACGGCGAGACCGTCCAGGAGGCGAAACTCCGCGCCCCGATCACCCTGCGCGCCCAGGAGCGTGCGGTGACCCTGCGCGACTACGAGGAACTGGCCCGCCGCGCCGCCCCGGAGACCGCCCGCATCACCTGCCTGGAGGGCGAACCGGACGACCACGGCTCCTACGCCGTACGGGTGTTGGTGGTCCCGCAGGCCGTCCCCGACCCCGGCGGCCGACTCCGCTTCGAGCAACTCGTGCCCGGCGACTCCCTGTTGGCCCGCATCACCCGCCACCTCGACGAACGCCGCCTGATCGGCACCCGGTTGGCGGTCGGCCCGCCGTACTACCAGGGCGTGACGGTCGTCGCGACGGTCCACGCCTTCCGCGGCGTCGACACCGACCGCGTCCGCCGCCAGGCCCACGACGCCCTCTACCGCCACCTCGACCCGCTGATCGGCGGCGCGGACGGCAAGGGCTGGCCGTTCGGCCGCCCGGTGCAGTCCGGCGAGGTCTTCGCGGTCCTCCAGCGCGTCCCGGGAGTGGAGCTCGTCGACCAGGTCATGCTCCACCCCGCCGACCCCCTGACGGGCAAACGCGGCGAGGCGACCGACCGCATCGACCTGGCCGCCCCGGCCCTGGTCTTCTCCTACGACCACCGGGTGCGCGTGATCGGAGACGGCTCGTGA
- a CDS encoding GPW/gp25 family protein has product MAEQFVGSGWAFPLRIGPTGGIALVSGEREIEEAIRLILATAPGERPMRPEYGCAIHDLVFAPVNEATAGRIQHEVYASLDRWEPRIEVTDVEVTAGAEQGVLFIDVRYAIRGTNNPRSLVFPFYVIPSHDEPDASGSPGPGSGPGSGPAPESER; this is encoded by the coding sequence ATGGCCGAGCAATTCGTCGGTTCGGGCTGGGCGTTCCCGCTCCGCATCGGCCCCACCGGGGGCATCGCCCTGGTCAGCGGCGAACGCGAGATCGAGGAGGCGATCCGGCTGATCCTCGCGACCGCGCCGGGCGAGCGCCCGATGCGCCCGGAGTACGGCTGCGCCATCCACGACCTGGTCTTCGCCCCGGTCAACGAGGCGACGGCCGGCCGTATCCAGCACGAGGTGTACGCCAGCCTGGACCGCTGGGAGCCGCGCATCGAGGTCACCGACGTCGAGGTCACCGCGGGCGCCGAACAGGGCGTCCTCTTCATCGACGTCCGCTACGCGATCCGCGGCACCAACAACCCGCGCAGCCTCGTCTTCCCCTTCTACGTCATTCCGTCCCACGACGAGCCGGACGCTTCCGGCTCCCCCGGCCCTGGCTCCGGCCCCGGGTCCGGCCCGGCTCCCGAAAGCGAACGCTGA
- a CDS encoding VgrG-related protein yields MVQSAFSSVIQVTLGGRPLPVDFAPLLVEGWVDQGLGVPAAFRLTFRDPYRQVLGKLGVKFGTPVVLTPIADGKGAADPLLTGEVCGLEADYDGTGTFTVIRGYDFGHRLMRQRRVAAYRNQSASDIARKLAAQDGVPVGKIQSTKTVYEFISQANVTDWDFLARLADENEMVMSVDAKGKFQFLKPDPASGAPATSTPGDKSPFVLEAGTDILRLRAAVTAAEQVGTVEARGWDVTTKKKLTATAPAKTNPGISIGTTPGEAAAKFKPAKLVDAQTPYDRQTEVKFAAEALADDVTGSFAELEVIARGTPKLRPGLPVTLADVGAPFEGKYTATSVRHVFGDGKHYEAWVTVSGRQWRSLYGLASGGGGGTTNGLHLPGTTNALVTDIQDPLKQGRVKLQFPWLDDTYISDWTRVVQWGGKAGGSIFPLDVGDEVLVAFDRGALDHPYVIGGLYNGKDKPTPVKDVPLHDGARRRAARHTLSDRDGNRVDLLSQKTGGRKQGVRVTSGDDKLVINLDRTKTEITVDSKGAVSIKGSRAVSVEAGTDLSLSARRNLSIRSGGSLTIRGSLVNIRSLTGVVSVDAAGLLNLKAGGAATMSAGATIQVNSTANVGIRAATLLLQGVVMVNSKPYPLP; encoded by the coding sequence GTGGTCCAGTCCGCGTTCTCCAGCGTCATCCAGGTCACCCTGGGCGGCCGTCCCCTGCCCGTCGACTTCGCGCCGCTGCTCGTCGAGGGCTGGGTGGACCAGGGGCTCGGCGTCCCCGCCGCCTTCCGGCTGACCTTCCGCGACCCCTACCGTCAGGTCCTCGGCAAGCTGGGCGTCAAGTTCGGCACCCCCGTCGTCCTCACCCCGATCGCCGACGGCAAGGGCGCCGCCGACCCGCTCCTCACCGGCGAGGTGTGCGGTCTGGAGGCCGACTACGACGGCACCGGCACCTTCACCGTGATCCGCGGCTACGACTTCGGCCACCGCCTGATGCGCCAGCGCCGCGTCGCCGCGTACCGCAACCAGAGCGCCTCCGACATCGCCCGCAAACTGGCGGCGCAGGACGGCGTCCCGGTCGGGAAGATCCAGTCCACCAAGACGGTCTACGAGTTCATCAGCCAGGCCAACGTCACCGACTGGGACTTCCTCGCCCGGCTCGCCGACGAGAACGAGATGGTCATGTCGGTCGACGCGAAGGGGAAGTTCCAGTTCCTCAAGCCCGACCCGGCGTCCGGCGCGCCGGCCACCTCCACCCCGGGTGACAAGAGCCCGTTCGTCCTCGAAGCCGGCACCGACATCCTGCGGCTGCGGGCCGCCGTCACCGCCGCCGAGCAGGTCGGGACCGTCGAGGCGCGCGGCTGGGACGTGACGACGAAGAAGAAGCTGACCGCCACCGCGCCCGCGAAGACCAACCCGGGCATCAGCATCGGGACGACGCCCGGCGAGGCCGCCGCCAAGTTCAAGCCGGCCAAACTGGTCGACGCGCAGACGCCGTACGACCGGCAGACGGAGGTGAAGTTCGCCGCTGAGGCCCTCGCCGACGACGTCACCGGTTCCTTCGCCGAGCTGGAGGTCATCGCGCGCGGCACCCCGAAGCTCCGCCCCGGCCTGCCCGTCACGCTCGCCGACGTCGGCGCCCCCTTCGAGGGCAAGTACACCGCCACGTCCGTACGGCACGTCTTCGGCGACGGCAAGCACTACGAGGCCTGGGTCACCGTCAGCGGACGGCAGTGGCGGTCGCTGTACGGGCTGGCCTCGGGCGGGGGCGGCGGCACGACGAACGGGCTGCACCTGCCCGGCACCACCAACGCCCTCGTCACCGACATCCAGGATCCCCTCAAGCAGGGCAGGGTGAAGCTCCAGTTCCCCTGGCTCGACGACACCTACATCAGCGACTGGACGCGGGTCGTGCAGTGGGGCGGCAAGGCCGGCGGGTCGATCTTCCCGCTCGACGTCGGCGACGAGGTGCTGGTCGCCTTCGACCGGGGCGCCCTCGACCACCCGTACGTCATCGGCGGCCTCTACAACGGCAAGGACAAGCCGACGCCCGTCAAGGACGTGCCGCTGCACGACGGCGCCCGCCGCCGCGCGGCCCGGCACACCCTCTCCGACCGGGACGGCAACCGCGTCGACCTGCTCAGCCAGAAGACCGGCGGACGGAAGCAGGGGGTGCGGGTGACGTCCGGCGACGACAAACTCGTCATCAACCTGGACCGGACGAAGACCGAGATCACCGTCGACAGCAAGGGCGCGGTCAGCATCAAGGGCAGCCGGGCGGTGTCCGTCGAGGCCGGCACCGACCTCTCCCTCTCCGCCCGCCGCAACCTCTCGATCAGGAGCGGCGGTTCGCTCACCATCCGGGGCAGCCTGGTCAACATCAGGTCGCTGACGGGTGTGGTGTCGGTGGACGCGGCGGGCCTGCTCAACCTCAAGGCGGGCGGCGCCGCCACGATGAGCGCGGGCGCCACCATCCAGGTCAACTCCACCGCCAACGTGGGCATCCGGGCCGCGACCCTCCTGCTCCAGGGCGTGGTCATGGTCAACTCCAAGCCGTACCCGCTGCCGTGA
- a CDS encoding CIS tube protein translates to MAKGSKGGAGKSLVRATLAIHEPPVGTSTTPGGLIKSFGFDFNPSQLQLGRRAQWKVTPTAAVRDGSVPEFMGPEPREMTVEIFLDSSDQPGSNTVLKKVESLLECCEVTTKSIAAKQPSPPWVVFQWGSFSTARFTAYVSSIDVTYSLFGTTGVPIRATCQVRLHEIPSKTKGQNPTSGALTAQRVHRVVAGDSLQSLAWREYGDAAAWRSIAEVNGIDDPSRLPNGIELVLPAVEEVRY, encoded by the coding sequence ATGGCCAAGGGAAGCAAAGGCGGCGCCGGCAAGAGCCTGGTCCGTGCCACCCTCGCGATCCACGAACCGCCGGTCGGCACCAGCACCACCCCCGGCGGACTGATCAAGTCCTTCGGGTTCGACTTCAACCCGTCGCAGTTGCAGCTCGGCCGCCGCGCCCAGTGGAAGGTCACCCCGACCGCGGCCGTCCGCGACGGCTCCGTACCGGAGTTCATGGGCCCCGAGCCGCGCGAGATGACCGTCGAGATCTTCCTCGACTCCTCCGACCAGCCCGGCAGCAACACCGTCCTGAAGAAGGTCGAGTCACTGCTCGAGTGCTGCGAGGTCACCACCAAGAGCATCGCCGCCAAGCAGCCTTCCCCGCCGTGGGTGGTGTTCCAGTGGGGCTCGTTCTCCACGGCCCGCTTCACCGCCTACGTGAGCAGCATCGACGTCACGTACTCGCTCTTCGGCACGACCGGCGTCCCCATCCGCGCCACCTGCCAGGTGCGCCTGCACGAGATCCCGAGCAAGACGAAGGGCCAGAACCCGACGTCCGGCGCGCTCACCGCGCAGCGCGTGCACCGCGTCGTCGCCGGCGACTCCCTCCAGTCGCTCGCCTGGCGCGAGTACGGCGACGCCGCCGCCTGGCGGTCCATCGCCGAGGTCAACGGCATCGACGACCCCTCCCGCCTGCCGAACGGCATCGAACTCGTGCTGCCCGCCGTCGAGGAGGTGCGCTACTAG
- a CDS encoding phage tail protein, translating to MPSDLDPGSTIFFTLTIDGESLGYFNGCEGLSSQVEIEHRQEGGNNGFVWQLPSRVTFSTIRLTRPLTPDTTKVAKWISSVTTGVTRPTAQIAALRADGSEVARWGLIDVLPVSWQGPSLSPDSPGVATEVLEITHHGFTD from the coding sequence ATGCCCTCCGATCTCGACCCGGGATCCACCATCTTCTTCACCCTGACCATCGACGGCGAGAGCCTCGGTTACTTCAACGGGTGTGAGGGACTCTCGTCCCAGGTGGAGATCGAGCACCGCCAGGAGGGCGGGAACAACGGGTTCGTGTGGCAGTTGCCGTCCCGGGTCACGTTCTCCACGATCCGGCTGACCCGGCCCCTCACCCCGGACACGACGAAGGTCGCGAAGTGGATCTCGTCGGTCACCACCGGGGTGACCCGCCCGACCGCCCAGATCGCGGCGCTGCGCGCGGACGGCTCGGAGGTCGCCCGGTGGGGCCTCATCGACGTACTGCCGGTGAGCTGGCAGGGGCCGTCACTCAGCCCCGACAGCCCGGGCGTGGCCACGGAGGTCCTGGAGATCACCCACCACGGCTTCACCGACTGA
- a CDS encoding extensin — translation MTPPSPLGAPIQRATTPAPPTPPAPPARPLLGAPLPADATPRTTTGPAATHPVAQRTTTPPPPPVAAQLPLPTPASTGTQTHPRTAATTAPVAHPLHPKPPKTTPVHAAHPVHPVPPLSPPPPVQRRPVTAPVPLRRTAPGAATGQPIARPYPTPSHAPHANPNAPTPPTIQHSPLPTPVRPATPPAPSAQPAALTPIPAPTIQRLPTPPAPPAPRSAPKTAPAPTPAPAPTPKPAPKTTTPTEAPPGFDPRSLTDFQLDELTHRLTGRITRLLRTELRLDRERIGRLRDPRR, via the coding sequence GTGACTCCGCCCTCCCCCCTCGGCGCCCCCATCCAGCGCGCCACCACACCGGCACCCCCCACGCCGCCCGCACCCCCCGCACGCCCCCTACTGGGCGCCCCCCTCCCCGCCGACGCCACCCCCCGTACGACAACCGGCCCCGCAGCCACACACCCCGTCGCACAACGCACCACCACACCACCACCGCCACCCGTCGCCGCCCAACTCCCGCTGCCCACCCCCGCGTCCACCGGCACCCAGACGCACCCCCGAACCGCCGCGACGACCGCCCCCGTCGCCCACCCGCTGCACCCCAAGCCCCCCAAGACGACGCCCGTGCACGCCGCACACCCCGTACACCCCGTACCCCCGCTGTCCCCGCCGCCGCCCGTACAGCGCCGCCCGGTCACAGCCCCCGTACCCCTGCGCCGCACCGCACCCGGCGCAGCCACAGGCCAGCCCATAGCCCGCCCGTACCCCACGCCCTCGCACGCCCCCCACGCGAACCCGAACGCCCCCACACCCCCCACCATCCAGCACAGCCCGCTGCCCACCCCGGTACGCCCCGCCACCCCACCGGCACCGTCAGCCCAGCCCGCCGCCCTCACCCCCATCCCCGCCCCCACGATCCAGCGCCTCCCCACACCACCCGCGCCACCCGCACCCCGCAGCGCACCCAAGACAGCCCCGGCCCCCACCCCGGCACCCGCACCCACCCCCAAACCCGCACCCAAGACCACCACCCCCACCGAGGCACCCCCCGGCTTCGACCCCCGCTCCCTCACGGACTTCCAGCTCGACGAGCTGACGCACCGCCTGACCGGCCGCATCACCCGCCTCCTGCGCACCGAACTCCGCCTGGACCGCGAACGAATAGGCCGACTCCGCGACCCCCGCCGCTAA
- a CDS encoding DUF6760 family protein, translating into MTYATDRMHEEIAYVAYHFHWSQDDILDLEHHDRRRYADQIATLVTRGRAEG; encoded by the coding sequence GTGACGTACGCGACCGACCGGATGCACGAGGAGATCGCGTACGTCGCCTACCACTTCCACTGGAGCCAGGACGACATCCTCGACCTGGAACACCACGACCGGCGCCGTTACGCCGACCAGATCGCGACCCTGGTGACCAGGGGCCGGGCGGAGGGCTGA
- a CDS encoding phage tail protein, which translates to MSLQPGDALTSHNFGLQIDGVMVEYLAEVSGLSLEQDVIEYQQVSAQGKPVTKKLPGVKKAGTCTVVRGMTQSAAFNQWITESINGVMGTARKNATIMVMDYQNNPVKRYNMRNAWCSKIDTSSVKAGEASALTETVTITFEELVIE; encoded by the coding sequence ATGAGTCTCCAGCCGGGTGACGCCCTCACTTCACACAATTTCGGCCTCCAGATCGACGGCGTGATGGTCGAGTACCTCGCCGAGGTCAGCGGCCTCAGCCTCGAACAGGACGTCATCGAGTACCAGCAGGTCTCCGCGCAGGGCAAGCCCGTCACGAAGAAGCTGCCGGGCGTGAAGAAGGCGGGCACCTGCACGGTCGTGCGCGGCATGACCCAGTCGGCGGCGTTCAACCAGTGGATCACCGAGTCGATCAACGGCGTGATGGGCACCGCCCGCAAGAACGCCACGATCATGGTGATGGACTACCAGAACAACCCGGTCAAGCGGTACAACATGCGCAACGCCTGGTGCAGCAAGATCGACACCAGCTCGGTGAAGGCCGGCGAGGCCTCCGCGCTGACCGAGACCGTGACGATCACGTTCGAAGAACTGGTCATCGAGTAA
- a CDS encoding phage tail sheath family protein, which yields MPSYLSPGVYVEEVASGSRPIEGVGTSVAAFVGLAPTGPLNEPTLVTNWTQYVAAFGDFTDGYYLAHSVYGFFNNGGSAAYVVRVGGTSAGASGDVKSPAAVGGSSAPAALTAGEPRQLGTFTVTAVAAGESGGPLSVEVADAEGEGPAERFKLIVKDGDKAVETFDVSAKKGNRSYVVTQVKERSRLITVAEAAPAAQLARPENQTVALPSASAPAAGAPAVPADQVATVGPAQYLGDSSDRTGFGGLEAVDEVSMVAVPDLMAAYQRGAIDLEAVKAVQLGLIAHCELMGDRVAIIDPPPSLNARQIRVWRQETAGYDSKYAALYYPWIKAFDPASGQARLIPPSGHVAGVWARNDSERGVHKAPANEVVRGAVDLEIQITRGEQDLLNPIGVNCIRAFPGRGIRIWGARTLSSDPAWRYLNVRRYFNYLEESILIGTQWVVFEPNDHALWARIRRNVSAFLVNEWRNGALFGARPEEAYYVKCDEESNPPESVDLGRVICEIGIAPVKPAEFVIFRLAQFQSGSGELEE from the coding sequence ATGCCGTCCTACCTGTCGCCCGGCGTATACGTCGAGGAGGTGGCCAGCGGCTCCCGCCCGATCGAAGGGGTGGGCACCTCGGTGGCGGCCTTCGTCGGGCTCGCCCCGACCGGCCCGCTCAACGAGCCGACGCTGGTGACCAACTGGACCCAGTACGTGGCGGCCTTCGGTGACTTCACCGACGGCTACTACCTGGCGCACTCCGTCTACGGGTTCTTCAACAACGGCGGTTCGGCCGCCTACGTCGTCCGCGTCGGCGGTACGTCCGCGGGCGCCTCCGGTGACGTCAAGTCCCCGGCAGCCGTGGGGGGTTCCTCCGCTCCGGCCGCGCTGACCGCCGGTGAGCCCAGGCAGCTCGGCACCTTCACGGTGACGGCCGTGGCGGCCGGCGAGAGCGGCGGCCCGCTGAGCGTCGAGGTCGCGGACGCCGAGGGCGAGGGCCCCGCCGAACGCTTCAAGCTGATCGTCAAGGACGGCGACAAGGCCGTCGAGACGTTCGACGTGTCGGCGAAGAAGGGCAACCGCTCCTACGTCGTCACGCAGGTCAAGGAGCGCTCCAGGCTCATCACCGTGGCCGAGGCCGCGCCCGCGGCGCAGCTCGCCCGCCCGGAGAACCAGACGGTCGCGCTGCCGTCCGCGTCCGCCCCGGCGGCCGGCGCCCCCGCCGTCCCGGCGGACCAGGTGGCTACGGTCGGACCGGCCCAGTACCTGGGCGACAGCTCCGACCGCACCGGCTTCGGCGGCCTGGAGGCCGTCGACGAGGTGTCCATGGTCGCGGTGCCCGACCTGATGGCCGCCTACCAGCGCGGCGCGATCGACCTGGAGGCCGTCAAGGCCGTCCAGCTCGGCCTGATCGCGCACTGCGAGCTGATGGGCGACCGCGTCGCGATCATCGACCCGCCGCCGAGCCTGAACGCCCGTCAGATCCGCGTCTGGCGCCAGGAGACGGCCGGCTACGACTCCAAGTACGCGGCCCTGTACTACCCGTGGATCAAGGCCTTCGACCCGGCGTCCGGCCAGGCGCGGCTGATCCCGCCGAGCGGTCACGTGGCCGGCGTGTGGGCCCGCAACGACTCCGAGCGCGGCGTCCACAAGGCCCCCGCGAACGAGGTCGTGCGCGGCGCGGTGGACCTGGAGATCCAGATCACGCGCGGCGAGCAGGACCTGCTGAACCCGATCGGCGTGAACTGCATCCGGGCGTTCCCGGGCCGCGGCATCCGCATCTGGGGCGCCCGCACCCTCTCCTCCGACCCGGCGTGGCGCTACCTGAACGTCCGCCGGTACTTCAACTACCTGGAGGAGTCGATCCTGATCGGCACCCAGTGGGTGGTGTTCGAGCCGAACGACCACGCCCTGTGGGCCCGGATCCGGCGCAACGTCTCCGCGTTCCTCGTCAACGAGTGGCGCAACGGCGCCCTGTTCGGGGCCCGCCCCGAGGAGGCGTACTACGTCAAGTGTGACGAGGAGTCCAACCCGCCGGAGTCCGTCGACCTCGGCCGGGTGATCTGCGAGATCGGCATCGCGCCGGTCAAGCCGGCCGAGTTCGTGATCTTCCGGCTGGCCCAGTTCCAGAGCGGGAGCGGGGAGTTGGAGGAGTAG
- a CDS encoding hydrolase, whose product MSLWTSLEPSSVTVDPGSRATVRLRVRNTGDVVDEYRFEPVGPVAPWTTVEPQTLRLFPGTTGTVELTFAPPRTPDATAGPNPYAVRITPTEHPEAVTVPEGNLTVTAFTEVRAELVPPTVKGRFRGRPRLAIDNVGNTRVTASLNGSDNGDRLAYEIQPANVQIEPGRAAFVNATLRPRQIIWFGAKEEQPYALNVLRSGAVPLAVDGTFVQRGFLPRWLATVFSLSLALGIAFVMIWLAYKPPVASSAKELVEAGASTLAPSPSATPSAPVLAPPPSAPAVVEAPVSAPAAGGAGDSAGAGGGGGGGGGGGGGGESKKPAKPKKQTAADAVQALAARSDGRHICYRAYVADRGWQDPVCDGAIAGTTGKSLPIKKLNIATVGTRGVSGNGAHVTEGWLTGPKWSHAADGIDMYIGSEKEAVSPLQGFTIGLGDGSSVCQNAHIKDKGWRGLGCSSPTAKDKWIYGGSPMDWKLQLEAVRFTV is encoded by the coding sequence GTGAGCCTGTGGACTTCCCTCGAACCCTCCTCCGTCACCGTCGACCCCGGCAGCCGGGCGACCGTACGGCTGCGCGTGCGCAACACCGGCGACGTGGTGGACGAGTACCGCTTCGAGCCCGTGGGCCCGGTCGCCCCGTGGACGACGGTGGAGCCGCAGACGCTGCGTCTCTTCCCGGGGACGACGGGCACGGTGGAGCTGACCTTCGCCCCGCCCCGTACCCCCGACGCGACGGCCGGCCCCAACCCGTACGCCGTACGTATTACGCCGACCGAGCACCCGGAGGCCGTCACCGTCCCCGAGGGGAACCTGACGGTCACCGCGTTCACGGAGGTGCGGGCGGAGCTGGTGCCCCCGACCGTCAAGGGACGGTTCCGGGGACGTCCGCGTCTCGCCATCGACAACGTCGGCAACACCCGCGTCACCGCCTCGCTGAACGGCAGTGACAACGGGGACCGGCTGGCCTACGAGATCCAGCCGGCCAACGTGCAGATCGAGCCGGGCCGGGCGGCGTTCGTCAACGCGACGCTGCGTCCCCGCCAGATCATCTGGTTCGGGGCGAAGGAAGAGCAGCCGTACGCGCTGAACGTGCTGCGGTCGGGGGCCGTGCCGCTGGCGGTGGACGGGACGTTCGTGCAGCGCGGGTTCCTGCCGCGCTGGCTGGCGACCGTCTTCAGCCTCAGCCTGGCCCTCGGGATCGCGTTCGTGATGATCTGGCTGGCGTACAAGCCGCCGGTCGCCTCCAGCGCCAAGGAGCTCGTGGAGGCGGGTGCCAGCACCCTGGCGCCCAGCCCCTCGGCGACGCCCAGCGCCCCGGTCCTGGCGCCGCCCCCGTCGGCCCCCGCCGTGGTCGAGGCCCCGGTCAGCGCCCCGGCCGCCGGCGGCGCGGGCGACAGCGCCGGCGCCGGCGGTGGTGGGGGCGGTGGCGGTGGTGGCGGTGGTGGCGGCGAGTCGAAGAAGCCCGCGAAGCCGAAGAAGCAGACCGCCGCCGACGCCGTGCAGGCGCTGGCCGCGCGCAGCGACGGACGGCACATCTGCTACCGCGCCTATGTCGCCGACCGGGGCTGGCAGGACCCGGTGTGCGACGGCGCCATCGCCGGCACGACCGGCAAGAGCCTGCCGATCAAGAAGCTGAACATCGCCACGGTGGGCACCCGGGGCGTCAGCGGCAACGGCGCCCATGTGACCGAGGGCTGGCTGACCGGTCCCAAGTGGTCGCATGCGGCCGACGGGATCGACATGTACATCGGCAGCGAAAAGGAGGCGGTCTCGCCGCTTCAGGGCTTCACCATCGGGCTGGGGGACGGCAGTTCCGTCTGCCAGAACGCGCACATCAAGGACAAGGGCTGGCGGGGTCTGGGCTGTTCGAGCCCGACCGCCAAGGACAAGTGGATCTACGGCGGCAGCCCCATGGACTGGAAGCTCCAGTTGGAAGCGGTCCGCTTCACCGTCTGA